A section of the Struthio camelus isolate bStrCam1 chromosome 18, bStrCam1.hap1, whole genome shotgun sequence genome encodes:
- the CD40 gene encoding tumor necrosis factor receptor superfamily member 5, which yields MKLLGLLWLLCAVLWGCWQPVDTVKCSEKQYEHKDKCCNRCQPGKKLVSECNGTAESLCDACESGHYQQGWTKERHCNPHDICEDNAGLVVKTEGNATHNTVCQCRAGMHCSDASCQTCVENPPCQRGAGFVAAKAAARTSSPCEPCAEGTFSNVSSKTEPCYPWTSCEEKGLVVKVKGTNTSDVLCESGRRSSLSVLIPITAAIVTCLVGICIYCLVHKDPRRRVQEQIEAGKPKELMDVRQPTEEGEDVFPVQETLLGGQPVAQEDGKESRISEQERL from the exons ATGAAGCTGCTCGGACTCCTCTGGCTCCTCTGCGCGGTGCTCTGGGGC TGCTGGCAGCCTGTCGACACCGTAAAATGCTCTGAAAAGCAGTATGAGCACAAGGACAAGTGCTGCAACCGGTGCCAGCCAG GGAAAAAGCTGGTCTCCGAGTGCAACGGCACGGCGGAGTCCCTCTGCGACGCCTGCGAGAGCGGACACTACCAGCAGGGCTGGACCAAGGAGAGGCACTGCAACCCGCACGACATCTGCGAGGACA ACGCCGGCCTCGTGGTGAAGACGGAAGGGAACGCCACGCACAACACGGTGTGCCAGTGCCGGGCCGGCATGCACTGCTCCGACGCCAGCTGCCAGACCTGCGTGGAGAACCCGCCCTGCCAGCGGGGCGCTGGCTTTGTGGCAG CCAAGGCCGCGGCCCGGACCTCGTCCCCCTGCGAGCCCTGTGCCGAAGGCACCTTCTCCAATGTCTCGTCTAAAACGGAGCCGTGCTACCCCTGGACAAG CTGCGAGGAGAAAGGGCTCGTGGTGAAGGTGAAGGGGACGAACACGTCGGACGTGCTCTGTG AGTCGGGCAGGCGCTCCTCGCTGTCGGTGCTGATCCCCATCACCGCCGCCATCGTCACCTGCCTTGTGGGCATCTGCATCTACTGCCTGGTCCACAAAG ATCCCAGGCGGCGGGTGCAGGAACAG ATAGAGGCTGGGAAGCCCAAAGAGCTGATGGATGTCCGGCAGCCCacggaggagggggaggatgtCTTCCCTGTGCAGGAGACCCTGCTGGGGGGCCAGCCCGTGGCCCAGGAGGATGGCAAGGAGAGCCGCATCTCggagcaggagaggctgtga